TATGGGGTGGGGTTTTCGCCCGGCAGCTACCTCTACGCTACGGTCCGCAACCCGCCCAAGCTGCTGCAATTTGATATCAGCGGTAACGGGCCGGTTACCAAGCAGGATATTCCGCTCAAGCAGAAAGCTCCGGCAGACCTGGGCTCATTGCAGGCCGCGCCCGATGGCAAGATTTACGTGGCCCGCGACAACCAGCCCGCGCTGGGCTTCATCCCCTACCCCGACTCGCTGGGCGCCAAGGTGGGCTACGCCGACGACAGCCTGCAGTTGGGCGGCCGCCTGAGTAGTCTGGGCCTGGTAAACTTCAACCAAAGCTCCCTGCTGCGCGTGGGGCCTAGCGCGCAGATAACGGGTTGTCGGGAAATTACATTTCAGGCCCCGCCCATTGACTTTGACGGGAAGACCTACGCCTGGAAGTTTGGCGACGGGGCCACCTCAACCCAAGAGAACCCCGTTCATACTTACGCCAAGCCCGGCACCTACACCGTGACGCTACGCATCACAACGGCGTGCTTTTGCCGCGAAAGCTCGGGCATTATTCAGGTGCCCGGCCTTCCCAAACCGGGCAGCATTGCCGCCTCCCAGACGCTGTGCGCCGGAACTGCCCCGGATACGCTCACCAGCACCGCTAGCGCTTCGGGCGATGCGGGCCTGCCGCTGGTTTACCAGTGGGAGAGGTCAACGGATAACGTCACGTTTACGGCTATTGCGGGGGCAACCGGCGAGACGTACCTGCCACCGGCCTCGCAAACGCCCGGCACCACCTATTATCGGCGGCGTGCGCAGCTTCTTCTGCCTGATAAACCAAGCCCCTACTGTACTCCCAGTTTTACCGCCTCAGTCAAGATTACGGTATTACCGGGCCTGAAGGCGGGCAGCATTGCGGCTAATCAAACGGTGTGTGCGGGTACCAGGCCGGCGGCCCTTACCAGCCCCACGGCTGCCACGGGAGGCACGGGTACGTTTACTTATCAATGGGAATCTTCTGTTGATAACGTAACCTGGGCGGCTATTTCAGGTGCTACTTCTGCCACGTATACCCCGGGTGCACTTACGGCTACTACTTACTATCGGCGGCAGGTCCGTTCCGGCACCTGCCCATCTATACCCTCCAATACGGTAAAAATAACGGTAGTACCGGCGCTGTCGGCGGGGACCATTGCGGCCAGCCAAACCCTGTGTGCTGGTGGCACTGCCGCTCCTCTCACCAGCGAAGCCCCGGCCACGGGTGGTACGGGCAGCATTGCTTATCAGTGGGAATCATCCACGAACAATTCCACATTTACGCCCATCAGCGGCGCTACCGGCGCTACCTATGCACCGGGGCGGCTGAGCACTACCACTTCCTACCGACGCCGGGCTGGTTCAGGCACCGCCTGCGCGGCTGTTTTTTCCAATGTCGTTAAGATTACCGTAGCCCCGGCGCTGACGGCAGGCACTATTGGTGCCAACCAGACGCTGTGCCTGGGGGCTACCCCCGCCCGCCTTACCAGCACGGCGGCGCCCGGCGGAGGCACGGGCACGTTTACGTACCAGTGGGAATCAAGCCCTAACAACACCAGCTGGACGCCCATTGCCGGCGCTACCGGCGCCAGCTATGCCCCCGGTCCGCTTACGGCCACCACGTACTACCGGCGCCAGGTAAACTCAGGGCCCTGCGGGCCGGTGTATTCTCCTTCCGTTGTGCTGACGGTTCTGCCGGCCTTAAATGCGGGCAGTATTGCGGCCGACCAGAGCATCTGTGCGGGCGCCACGCCGGCTCCGCTCACCAGCAGAGCCGCAGCTACGGGCGGCACCGGCAATTTTGTCTACCAATGGGAATCCTCGACGGATAAGGTAACCTGGCGGACCGTAAGCGGGGCGGTTGGCGCTACTTACGCCCCGGGCCCGCTCACCACTACTACCTCGTTCCGGCGCCGGGTAACCTCGGGCACGGGCACCTGTGCCACAGCGGTTTCCAACGAGGTAACAATACAAGTGAAGCCCATAGTGAAACCGAGCGTGACGCTGGCTACGCCGCCCGCGCAGTGCCCCGGCACAACCCTTGCTTTCACGGCGGTAGCTACTAATGCGGGCACTGCCCCTACTTTCCGCTGGTTCGTGAATAACGTGGCCGTAGCCAGCGGCGCTACCTTCAGCAGCAGCACGTTGGTTACCGGCGACCAGGTGCGGGTGGAGGTGACGCCCACGGCGGGGCTTTGCAGCGCGGGGCCGGCCGTGGCCACGGTTACCGTAACGCGCACACCCACGCCACTACCCACCGTGGCCATTGCCGTGCAGCCGGGCGGACCCGTTTGCCCGGGCACGCCGCTCACGTTCAGTATCAGCAGCGTAACAAATGCCGGCCCGGCCCCCACCTATCAGTGGCTGGTGAATAATAACGCCGTGGGCGGAGCTACAAAGCCCGTCTTTACCAGCACTGCGCTGCGCGATGGGCAGATCGTGACGCTGCGCCTGCGTACTACCAACGTGTGCGGGCAGGCCGTAACGGCGGTTTCCAACGGCGTAGCCGTGCGCATCAGCCCCCCGGCGGACGTGGATGCCGGCCCCGATAAGGAGATTCTGGCCGGTACTTCCGTGATACTGGAAGGCCGCGCCGATGGCACCTACCCCGTAACCTGGACCCCAACAACGGGACTGACCATTTCACCCAACGACCCGCTGCGGCCCCGAGCCGC
The Hymenobacter sp. DG25B genome window above contains:
- a CDS encoding T9SS C-terminal target domain-containing protein, which produces MGLSYSEIDIPAGGGPGTVIAATKNMPLARGTAEKLTAVFHKNGCDIWVITHGWGDAKSGNDNRGDAFLAYRVTVAGVQPTPIISTVGSLHAPSVAALGYKGQMRVTPDGQRLALARYSEAVGDSSSTVELFGFETSSGQVSTNPQVPYVVDSGAGKYYGVGFSPGSYLYATVRNPPKLLQFDISGNGPVTKQDIPLKQKAPADLGSLQAAPDGKIYVARDNQPALGFIPYPDSLGAKVGYADDSLQLGGRLSSLGLVNFNQSSLLRVGPSAQITGCREITFQAPPIDFDGKTYAWKFGDGATSTQENPVHTYAKPGTYTVTLRITTACFCRESSGIIQVPGLPKPGSIAASQTLCAGTAPDTLTSTASASGDAGLPLVYQWERSTDNVTFTAIAGATGETYLPPASQTPGTTYYRRRAQLLLPDKPSPYCTPSFTASVKITVLPGLKAGSIAANQTVCAGTRPAALTSPTAATGGTGTFTYQWESSVDNVTWAAISGATSATYTPGALTATTYYRRQVRSGTCPSIPSNTVKITVVPALSAGTIAASQTLCAGGTAAPLTSEAPATGGTGSIAYQWESSTNNSTFTPISGATGATYAPGRLSTTTSYRRRAGSGTACAAVFSNVVKITVAPALTAGTIGANQTLCLGATPARLTSTAAPGGGTGTFTYQWESSPNNTSWTPIAGATGASYAPGPLTATTYYRRQVNSGPCGPVYSPSVVLTVLPALNAGSIAADQSICAGATPAPLTSRAAATGGTGNFVYQWESSTDKVTWRTVSGAVGATYAPGPLTTTTSFRRRVTSGTGTCATAVSNEVTIQVKPIVKPSVTLATPPAQCPGTTLAFTAVATNAGTAPTFRWFVNNVAVASGATFSSSTLVTGDQVRVEVTPTAGLCSAGPAVATVTVTRTPTPLPTVAIAVQPGGPVCPGTPLTFSISSVTNAGPAPTYQWLVNNNAVGGATKPVFTSTALRDGQIVTLRLRTTNVCGQAVTAVSNGVAVRISPPADVDAGPDKEILAGTSVILEGRADGTYPVTWTPTTGLTISPNDPLRPRAAPTETTTYTLSAGEGGCADSDEVKVTVRPAIRIPNAFSPNGDGRDDTWQIEFIEQFPDNTVSVFNRWGTRIFSANNYSRANEWRGDINGKPAPVGTYYYVVVTKGPLGKSYSGSITVLY